From a region of the Trichoderma atroviride chromosome 6, complete sequence genome:
- a CDS encoding uncharacterized protein (TransMembrane:4 (o20-37i49-67o79-98i119-142o)) has translation MALFEIDPQILPNLKLSVHSFQIILAFLAWCLEIAVFRGDTSRILGTNGWTFAVCFISIPAWIYLVMTPRFGRTRRFANPYIMLAVDGLFIIIWISAFSTQAAYNSSGACGGSCGISKAIVAVGVFVTLLWIGTTFLSAYTLQYYNFHGTLPGYDSRKISGSENIDPDKAAFSMAPHDEEAYERVNMDDHDAPSSYDDHTTSMNSRYGDNTPYNPDDFDDPSRYGALPPRTNSTPLFDSETEYHGSALGTDISAHKTPSPGPYSGNHADTYADGPVQFPTGHYDRIES, from the exons TCGTTCCAGATCATCTTGGCCTTTCTGGCGTGGTGTCTGGAGATTGCCGTTTTCCGCGGCGACACGTCCAGGATTCTGGGAACAAATGGATGGACTTTCGCAGTG TGCTTCATTTCCATCCCAGCTTGGATTTACCTTGTCATGACTCCTCGATTCGGCCGCACTCGCAGATTCGCCAACCCGTATATTATGCTTGCCGTCGATggtctcttcatcatcatctggatCTCTGCCTTCTCGACCCAGGCCGCGTACAACAGCTCTGGCGCTTGCGGTGGCAGCTGTGGCATTAGCAAGGCCATTGTTGCCGTCGGCGTCTTTGTTAC TCTTCTATGGATAGGCACTACATTCCTTAGTGCATACACCCTGCAGTACTACAACTTCCATGGCACTTTACCAGGCTATGATAGTCGCAAAATCAGCGGCAGCGAGAACATTGATCCCGATAAGGCTGCATTCTCCATGGCGCcccatgatgaagaggctTACGAGCGAGTCAACATGGACGACCACGATGCTCCGAGCTCTTACGACGACCACACCACAAGCATGAACAGCCGCTACGGCGACAACACCCCTTACAACCCCGATGACTTTGACGACCCAAGCCGCTACGGTGCCCTGCCGCCACGAACCAACAGCACCCCCCTTTTCGACAGTGAAACTGAATACCATGGAAGCGCTCTCGGTACCGATATCAGCGCCCACAAGACACCGTCGCCCGGCCCTTACAGCGGCAACCATGCAGACACTTATGCTGATGGCCCAGTGCAGTTCCCCACTGGTCACTACGATCGGATAGAGTCTTGA
- a CDS encoding uncharacterized protein (BUSCO:EOG092D3SJS), whose translation MGRELQKRKRRSGRAPVRQSNTTKKILNPRGNSVIAKNWDKKETLAQNYRRLGLLARLKTPTGGTEKLLKKSSSKDQVATAAAAAKSDPFAISSITELGALSEAKVERDSEGNIVRVISRKANPLNDPLNEVDTDSEAEDEYANAEEWGGINDDGVGTTDVVKSLIEEAKNPAAPKIRYQSEGEREWLEKLVAKHGDDTRAMARDLKLNPMQQTASDIAKRLKKLKA comes from the exons ATGGGTCGCGAACTCCAAAAGAGAAAGCGCCGCTCCGGCCGCGCCCCCGTCCGCCAATCCAACACCACAAAGAAGATTCTCAATCCTCGTGGCAACTCTGTCATTGCTAAGAACTG ggacaagaaagaaacacTAGCACAAAACTACCGCCGTCTAGGCCTCCTCGCCCGCTTAAAAACACCCACCGGCGGCACCGAAAAGCTCCTCAAAAAATCATCCTCAAAAGACCAAGTCGCaaccgccgctgccgctgctaaaTCAGACCCCTttgccatctcatccatTACCGAACTGGGCGCCCTCTCCGAAGCAAAAGTCGAGCGCGACTCCGAGGGCAACATTGTCCGCGTAATCAGCCGCAAGGCCAACCCGCTAAACGACCCGCTCAACGAGGTTGATACAGACTCCGAGGCTGAAGACGAGTACGCCAATGCCGAAGAATGGGGCGGCATCAATGACGACGGAGTTGGCACGACGGATGTGGTCAAGTCGCTCAtcgaagaggccaagaaccCGGCCGCGCCCAAGATCAGATACCAGAGCGAAGGCGAGAGGGAgtggctggagaagctggtggcCAAGCATGGGGACGACACGAGGGCGATGGCGAGAGATCTGAAGCTCAACCCGATGCAGCAGACGGCGTCTGATATTGCGAAGCGACTtaagaagctcaaggcttGA
- a CDS encoding uncharacterized protein (EggNog:ENOG41~TransMembrane:1 (o541-568i)), with amino-acid sequence MASKRSLVSRNGHLRLLTGSRAPVLSSICPFCSHSPAPRAAKIRSRLRPKSQRWQSTSAAAVRASSNARFELEQTLVQLQTKIPDLVDLSRLQLALQGLRQSPGQEAIRVAVLGIANGSEGRDAARKVLKALLVDPLVDEQEWEKRLDEHDTSKPLIIRVGPSRGNVTRLELPNDNLPDVLEVSSAELNGLNLELLLMDAEVPVNGSSPTTVQSLEQAVLVPMIDVDSADKHTAPLNAPVHQAILVADGLTGAVGIAGLPILDSCDAITAAVDLKGLSKEQLGANFTVIDTALAEEAVRLFRQGPQNAMKYEHNWSASNLNVLVAWLKAGLKAADDEATKPAVRRLIASVLQSALSAIETESTSRRVSRELSASMASPEMRAMNERLAKWAQLAHAELQEQLDLAFNGRRWQKLGWWKLFWRVDDVAMLTNEILSQRFLPTSEQELVYLTGRIAQLLGEAGQYPQPTSSRESASESLATGSGKNEPIIPTTPRSRLPKWPGHIAFTRRYIQNETVPALQSLAQQLVVQSLATSSVTSCLAALLYVSSFSSTIFEAGAVAALGVVYSLGRMQKKWETAREFWEGEVREEGRKAIRGAEESAAEVLDGVQQNKLSAQRIKELEQAGELVAQAEDALARLK; translated from the coding sequence ATGGCATCCAAACGATCTCTAGTGTCGCGGAATGGGCACCTCCGCCTATTGACAGGGTCGCGGGCGCCCGTCCTCTCATCAATATGCCCTTTCTGCTCTCACTCTCCAGCACCGCGAGCCGCCAAGATTCGATCAAGACTGAGGCCGAAATCTCAGAGGTGGCAGTCAACTTCAGCGGCAGCGGTGCGCGCCTCGTCAAATGCCCGAtttgagcttgagcagaCCTTGGTGCAGCTCCAAACGAAAATCCCGGATCTCGTAGACCTCTCCAGGCTACAATTGGCGCTTCAAGGATTGCGACAATCGCCTGGCCAGGAAGCCATCAGAGTTGCCGTTCTAGGAATTGCCAATGGCTCCGAGGGCAGAGATGCTGCGCGAAAGGTTCTAAAAGCACTCCTTGTGGACCCCTTGGTTGATGAGCAGGAATGGGAAAAGAGATTGGACGAGCATGACACCAGCAAGCCGTTAATCATTCGAGTTGGACCGAGCCGTGGAAATGTCACTCGCTTGGAGCTACCTAATGACAACTTGCCAGACGTTTTGGAAGTCTCTTCTGCAGAACTCAATGGGCTGAACTTGGAGCTCCTTCTGATGGATGCGGAAGTGCCTGTCAACGGATCAAGTCCAACTACAGTTCAGTCGCTTGAGCAGGCTGTTCTGGTTCCCATGATTGATGTTGATTCGGCTGATAAACACACTGCTCCCTTGAACGCTCCCGTTCACCAAGCGATTTTGGTGGCCGATGGACTGACGGGAGCTGTTGGAATCGCCGGACTGCCGATACTTGATAGCTGCGACGCCATCACAGCTGCGGTTGATTTGAAGGGGCTCTCAAAGGAACAACTGGGAGCTAATTTCACAGTAATCGATACGGCTTTAGCAGAAGAAGCCGTCCGTTTGTTCCGCCAAGGGCCCCAGAATGCTATGAAGTACGAGCATAATTGGTCTGCAAGCAATCTGAACGTGCTAGTCGCATGGCTGAAGGCCGGTCTCAAGGCCGCCGACGATGAAGCAACCAAACCCGCAGTGCGAAGACTCATCGCGTCAGTTTTACAAAGCGCCCTTTCTGCAATCGAGACCGAATCAACGAGCAGAAGAGTGTCGCGCGAGTTATCAGCCTCAATGGCCAGCCCAGAAATGCGCGCCATGAACGAGAGACTTGCAAAGTGGGCTCAGCTGGCACACGCAGAGCTGCAAGAACAGCTTGACTTGGCTTTCAACGGGCGGCGCTGGCAAAAGTTGGGGTGGTGGAAGCTGTTTTGGCGCGTGGATGATGTTGCAATGTTGACAAACGAGATCTTGAGCCAGCGCTTTCTCCCTACTTCCGAGCAGGAACTTGTCTATCTCACGGGACGGATTGCTCAGCTCTTGGGGGAAGCTGGGCAATATCCACAGCCTACGTCTTCCCGTGAAAGCGCTTCTGAGAGTCTGGCAACCGGCTCCGGCAAGAATGAGCCGATAATTCCCACTACTCCTCGATCACGTCTTCCCAAGTGGCCGGGACACATCGCCTTTACACGCCGCTACATCCAGAATGAGACGGTCCCAGCTCTCCAGTCGCTTGCTCAGCAATTGGTTGTTCAATCCCTTGCCACATCATCCGTCACCTCGTGTCTGGCCGCTCTGCTTTACGTCTCGTCATTCTCATCGACGATATTTGAAGCCGGCGCTGTGGCGGCCCTCGGTGTCGTATACAGCCTTGGCCGAATGCAGAAGAAGTGGGAGACTGCTCGCGAGTTTTGGGAGGGCGAGGTCCGCGAAGAAGGCCGCAAGGCTATAAGAGGCGCGGAAGAGAGCGCTGCCGAGGTCCTCGATGGGGTCCAGCAAAACAAGCTCTCAGCTCAGAGAATCAAGGAGCTAGAACAGGCTGGTGAACTGGTAGCTCAGGCGGAAGACGCGCTGGCACGGCTAAAATAG
- a CDS encoding uncharacterized protein (BUSCO:EOG092D25EQ): MTKPSTFLVPGEKTSAGTLAIISLSRDNFLPLTLEKSTGAVDGYLEGATLNTRFGSYPHSTLLDVPWGSQVRASEVDTGSRGKKRRRDATDEDTPIASQDDDEDSAAANAPVKKAVTAPSGFIYILRPTPELWTTSLPHRTQVVYTPDYSYILHRIRARPGTRIIEAGAGSGSFTHASVRAVYNGYPRDATDTKGKVFSFEFNESRYHKMQAEIGEHGLDGLVQLTHRNVYNDGFLVDDKSPKATAVFLDVPAPWEAVHHLSRRKVQKGGEEAEEDSNWVSPLDPKQSVHICTFSPCIEQVDRTVTELRTLGWVDVDMVEISNQKINISRERVGVNFPSERGFNSSPADVAEAITKLKSLAERNNETNRVRALQSGTEGLDSEMDVDSTPSRDNRPLNDSNGTAGDTERLFMQGRLVHRPESDLKTHTSYLVFAVLPCEWTEEDEAAAMAKWPCGNEKKTIGNLDKQARKEEKRKMLEGKAKSKKQKKANDTRTSQVVVSAMATPTDTA, encoded by the coding sequence ATGACAAAACCGTCGACTTTTCTAGTGCCCGGCGAGAAAACGTCTGCCGGGACACTCGCCATTATCAGCTTATCGCGCGACAACTTTCTGCCACTGACTTTGGAGAAGTCGACCGGCGCAGTCGATGGATACCTCGAGGGTGCAACATTGAATACACGCTTCGGCTCCTATCCTCACTCAACACTGCTTGATGTGCCCTGGGGATCCCAAGTCAGGGCGTCAGAGGTCGACACGGGCTCCCGAGGCAAGAAGCGGAGAAGAGATGCTACAGACGAAGACACACCGATAGCCAgccaagacgacgacgaagactccgccgctgccaatGCGCCGGTCAAGAAGGCTGTTACAGCGCCAAGTGGCTTCATCTATATCTTACGGCCTACCCCCGAGCTCTGGACGACTAGCTTACCGCATAGAACACAAGTTGTATACACACCCGATTACAGCTATATCCTCCACAGGATACGAGCTCGACCTGGAACTAGGATTATTGAGGCCGGTGCTGGGAGTGGAAGTTTCACTCACGCATCTGTGAGAGCGGTCTACAATGGATACCCGCGAGACGCGACCGATACGAAAGGAAAGGTTTTCAGTTTCGAGTTTAACGAATCGCGATATCACAAGATGCAAGCGGAAATTGGAGAGCATGGGCTCGACGGCCTTGTCCAACTTACACATCGCAATGTATACAACGACGGCTTTCTTGTCGATGACAAATCACCGAAGGCAACTGCCGTGTTCCTGGATGTGCCTGCGCCCTGGGAAGCGGTACATCATCTTTCAAGGAGAAAAGTGCAGAAGGGGggcgaagaagctgaagaggacaGCAATTGGGTATCGCCACTGGATCCTAAGCAGAGTGTGCACATCTGCACCTTTTCACCGTGCATTGAGCAAGTTGATCGAACAGTCACAGAGTTGAGAACACTGGGCTGGGTTGACGTGGATATGGTGGAGATTTCGAACCAGAAGATCAACATATCAAGAGAGCGCGTTGGCGTGAACTTTCCTTCAGAGAGGGGATTCAATTCATCTCCTGCAGACGTTGCAGAGGCTATCACAAAGCTCAAGAGTCTCGCTGAGAGGAATAACGAGACAAATAGAGTCCGGGCCTTACAATCAGGAACTGAAGGGCTTGATAGCGAAATGGATGTCGATTCCACTCCCAGTCGCGATAACCGGCCCTTGAATGACTCAAACGGAACCGCTGGTGATACGGAGAGGCTATTCATGCAGGGGCGACTTGTTCACAGGCCAGAAAGCGATCTCAAGACTCATACGTCGTACCTGGTTTTTGCCGTTCTGCCATGTGAATGgaccgaagaagatgaggccGCGGCTATGGCTAAATGGCCCTGCGgaaacgagaagaagacgattgGAAACCTGGACAAGCAGGCAcggaaggaggagaagaggaagatgctcGAAGGAAAGGCCAAGTctaagaagcagaaaaaggcGAATGATACCCGGACTTCGCAAGTTGTGGTGTCTGCCATGGCGACGCCAACTGACACTGCGTAA
- a CDS encoding uncharacterized protein (BUSCO:EOG092D0WLN) yields the protein MNLLRVVSRYRPQPRPRLQFCAVAKSHVYRRYSFSAMESLKLHNSLKPGVPVPFVPIRSGEVSWYACGPTVYDKSHLGHARNYVSTDIIRRILTHYFGFKLNFVMNITDIDDKIIIKARRQRLLEIEKNKSYSQEELAKLTRTAFKAYAASSLPLLVENGNDLDETTYTTQRDAAYGKVLAGGTLTGEGKASDAEAKIKMHISNMDAAANALKTGSIFPGADEIFLPYLDSLYKETVDTRDQTMFTDLTKSMEDLFMADMDALNVLRPDHITRVTEYVPQIAKFVETIVDKGFAYESEGSVYFDIGAFEKAGNSYARLRPESKNDKALQEEGEGSLSKNLGGKKGAGDFALWKKSKAGEPFWPSKWGDGRPGWHIECSVMASDILGSQMDIHSGGIDLAFPHHDNELAQSEAYFCEHGKGEHTWVRYFLHMGHLSISGSKMSKSLKNFQTIEDALATSYTSRSMRIVFLMGKWNDGVEISPDMRAQADNWESTISNFFTNTKSWLAEAGIESGVKALNISSDKPATGLLAELEQAKKEVEAALTNSIDTPRAMLVILKLVNTTNSYLKDNKDADLAEVEAIARWITKLVGIFGLDPNAQPPYEGLGWASVISENTDPETAVKPYVAVLEQVKSDIAALSLSNETVSALLAKDPTSEFQALAQGGSRDIERLSLPYLRVVSQIRDELRRTVSTYDPQTKKAILQITDRIRDQDLTNLGVYLDDRPDNQPSLIKFVPAAELIAAREEKIAREAEKAKKKEEARLAKEKADQEAREKAKVPPEDLFKNDERYSAWDEQGIPTKLKDGSEVPKSQLKNLKKAWEKQKKIHEDLKAKGGL from the exons ATGAATCTCCTCCGCGTCGTGTCCCGATATCGACCTCAACCTCGACCTCGACTCCAATTCTGCGCCGTCGCAAAAAGCCACGTCTATCGAAGATACTCGTTCTCTGCCATGGAGTCGCTCAAGCTCCATAACTCGCTGAAGCCCGGTGTGCCGGTGCCTTTTGTGCCAATCAGATCGGGCGAGGTGTCCTGGTACGCCTGCGGTCCGACTGTGTACGACAAGAGCCATCTGGGACATGCGCGCAACTATGTGTCTACCGATATCATTCGGCGCATTCTGACGCATTACTTTGGCTTCAAGCTTAACTTTGTCATGAACATTACAGATATTGACGACAAG ATCATCATCAAGGCTCGACGACAGCGATTGCTCGAGAtcgaaaagaacaagagctACTCCCAGGAAGAGCTCGCAAAGCTGACACGTACGGCCTTCAAAGCTTATGCAGCTAGCAGCTTGCCATTGCTGGTGGAGAATGGAAACGACTTGGACGAGACGACTTACACTACTCAACGAGACGCAGCATACGGCAAGGTCCTTGCTGGAGGCACCTTAACTGGTGAAGGAAAGGCAAGCGATGCCGAAGCTAAGATCAAGATGCACATCAGCAACATGGATGCGGCGGCGAATGCTCTCAAGACTggctccatcttccccgGAGCTGACGAGATCTTCCTCCCTTACCTCGACTCTCTCTACAAGGAAACCGTTGATACAAGGGACCAGACCATGTTCACAGACCTGACGAAGAGCATGGAGGACCTATTCATGGCTGACATGGATGCGCTCAATGTCCTCAGGCCGGATCATATTACACGAGTGACCGAATATGTCCCACAGATTGCAAAGTTTGTCGAGACGATTGTGGACAAGGGATTTGCATATGAGTCTGAGGGATCAGTCTACTTCGACATTGGTGCTTTTGAGAAGGCTGGCAACTCTTATGCGCGACTACGACCGGAAAGCAAGAATGATAAAGCTCTTcaagaggagggagaggggtCTCTGTCCAAGAACCTGGGAGGCAAAAAGGGCGCAGGCGATTTTGCTCTCTGGAAAAAGTCCAAGGCTGGAGAGCCATTCTGGCCCAGCAAATGGGGTGATGGCAGACCGGGCTGGCACATTGAGTGCTCCGTGATGGCGTCTGATATCCTGGGCTCACAGATGGACATTCACTCTGGTGGCATTGATCTTGCTTTCCCTCATCACGACAATGAGCTGGCACAGAGCGAGGCTTACTTCTGCGAACACGGCAAAGGCGAGCACACCTGGGTGAGGTACTTCCTTCACATGGGCCATCTCTCCATTTCTGGATCAAAAATGTCCAAGTCTTTGAAGAACTTCCAGACCATCGAAGACGCATTGGCTACTAGCTATACATCGCGAAGCATGCGTATTGTGTTCCTGATGGGCAAGTGGAATGACGGCGTTGAAATCTCACCAGATATGAGAGCTCAGGCTGATAACTGGGAGTCGACGATCAGC AACTTTTTCACAAACACAAAGTCGTGGTTGGCCGAGGCAGGCATCGAGAGCGGCGTGAAAGCTCTGAATATCAGCTCAGACAAGCCTGCCACCGGTCTCTTGGCCGAGCTTgagcaggccaagaaggaggtaGAGGCGGCGCTCACAAACTCAATTGATACCCCGCGAGCAATGCTTGTCATCCTGAAGCTGGTCAATACCACTAACAGCTACCTGAAAGACAACAAAGACGCAGATCTCGCTGAGGTCGAGGCTATTGCACGCTGGATTACAAAGTTGGTTGGCATCTTTGGTCTCGATCCTAATGCTCAACCTCCCTACGAAGGCCTTGGCTGGGCGTCTGTTATTTCCGAGAATACAGACCCTGAGACTGCCGTCAAGCCCTATGTTGCTGTACTCGAGCAGGTCAAGTCAGACATCGCGGCCCTTTCGCTTTCCAACGAGACCGTCTCGGCGCTTCTTGCCAAGGATCCTACATCAGAGTTCCAAGCTCTGGCTCAGGGAGGCTCTCGTGATATTGAGAGACTATCGCTGCCTTACTTAAGAGTGGTATCTCAAATCCGTGATGAGCTCCGTCGCACAGTCTCCACTTACGATCCGCAAACCAAGAAGGCTATCTTGCAAATCACCGATCGAATCCGTGATCAAGACCTGACCAACCTCGGCGTATACCTTGACGACCGGCCCGATAACCAGCCATCTCTCATCAAATTTGTTCCTGCTGCAGAGCTTATCGCTGCTCGGGAAGAGAAGATTGCccgagaagctgagaaggcgaagaagaaggaagaagcaagacttgccaaggaaaaggcagatcaagaagctagagaaaaggcaaaggttCCCCCTGAGGATCTGTTTAAGAATGATGAGCGCTACAGTGCCTGGGACGAGCAGGGTATCCCTACCAAGCTGAAGGATGGAAGCGAGGTGCCCAAGAGCCAGCTTAAGAACCTTAAGAAGGCAtgggagaagcaaaagaagattcATGAAGACTTAAAGGCCAAGGGTGGGCTCTGA
- a CDS encoding uncharacterized protein (EggNog:ENOG41) codes for MRFENSYVSYKRDTSLLLYWMIKTSNPIIENLNNSGHNVALEVNATGQITVSDLVPMSELIAKYHPDIPSTIYHLFLSVIKLRHTYYSRFQQLAELNPSEELEKRNSTHKYFIDALTSAFETLGGEKWLSQEREKQASNDEEEEIDPNSFSFTNKFSALDLENDILDADSEESDKESAPSQKKRRLRKGKKKVKGKKAQRNGKSSQSDGRALDIALESYRIIEEDDASEYAMAVLALTRDMIQFRLFLQGIWRKVAYRNLNSAVAAATANIAVAMIKQYESTIFIDFPGYESFERIKQTIMHGEGEESNREMYCCIRSESSGKATVTPTILDKKELFLIHTYHDLVDFITDYQKTRSGKPTKRMLAQIDNWNPDLDLQKATKEERVKWRRSYTINWLYDLVNITSCVSMHGENAKKENYVLEQMDWSNQGPLKSYHRMFGLTNFAAAVTTLAMQKYGTEFRQNIPPHLVFYLQCIIDAWTVSRGWAISWLKGHILSEPAQTFRSRRDLDIFLGREDLNEENGNGYFLSVACLKMNYMYSSNGGKGFEYTESCFKALTELGSEFRDALGKCKIFQSLSGLLPSRFASTNRNGAWDYSPFFCGAGLVEGLELSYRSAMALWEGMLEPTLIIHLHNMLVQKGYLKQEISLYSGLGWALSDTFFAGGQPPTRDFVEAFRSRFGKAFRSHVSKCKSRKATNRRPVGKITNARDFLSLTSLHLFKQKSVLSMYESVDWDPSRIPESEVDPRSALALIRLSQTRRIRDPVTSAWRLEETDLVKRTKAAGIGESCLVETLGPMLDELRVERQAQIEGVRSMQDRARWV; via the coding sequence ATGCGGTTTGAAAACTCCTATGTCTCGTACAAGCGAGACACCAGTCTTCTGCTGTACTGGATGATCAAGACTTCAAATCCCATCATCGAGAATCTAAACAATTCTGGACACAATGTTGCATTAGAGGTCAATGCCACAGGTCAGATCACTGTTTCTGACCTCGTTCCGATGTCAGAACTCATTGCAAAATATCATCCCGACATCCCATCTACGATCTACCACTTGTTTCTGTCCGTCATCAAGTTACGACATACGTACTACTCTCGGTTTCAACAGCTAGCAGAATTGAACCCCAGCGAAGAGCTAGAGAAACGTAATTCGACCCACAAGTATTTCATTGATGCTCTCACAAGCGCGTTTGAAACCCTGGGCGGCGAAAAATGGCTTTCCCAAGAACGagagaagcaagcaagcaacgatgaggaggaggaaatcGACCCCAACTCTTTTTCGTTTACCAATAAATTCTCTGCGTTAGACTTGGAGAATGATATTTTGGACGCTGATAGCGAAGAATCTGACAAAGAATCTGCACCTTCTCAAAAAAAGCGAAGGTTGAGAAAAGGTAAAAAGAAAGtcaaaggaaagaaagccCAGCGAAATGGCAAGTCTTCGCAGTCAGACGGCAGAGCTCTGGACATTGCATTGGAGAGCTACCGCATAATCGAAGAGGACGATGCTTCAGAATATGCCATGGCTGTACTTGCGCTCACAAGAGACATGATCCAGTTTCGATTGTTTCTTCAAGGGATTTGGCGCAAAGTAGCCTACAGGAACCTCAACAGTGCAGTGGCTGCAGCTACCGCCAATATCGCTGTAGCGATGATCAAGCAGTATGAGTCAACCATATTCATTGATTTTCCGGGCTATGAATCATTTGAAAGGATCAAACAAACCATCATGCACGGCGAGGGCGAAGAATCAAACAGGGAAATGTACTGCTGCATCCGTTCAGAAAGCTCTGGGAAGGCCACTGTAACACCAACAATCCTGGATAAAAAAGAACTCTTCCTCATCCATACCTACCACGACCTAGTCGATTTTATAACAGACTACCAGAAGACAAGAAGTGGAAAGCCCACAAAGCGTATGCTCGCCCAAATTGACAACTGGAATCCAGATTTGGATCTACAGAAAGCgaccaaagaagagagggtcAAATGGAGGCGCTCTTATACCATTAACTGGCTGTACGATCTTGTCAACATAACTTCATGTGTTTCAATGCATGGggaaaatgccaaaaaggaaaattaCGTGTTGGAACAAATGGACTGGTCCAACCAAGGTCCATTAAAGTCATATCACAGGATGTTTGGTCTAACCAACTTTGCCGCTGCAGTGACGACGCTCGCCATGCAAAAATATGGTACAGAATTTCGTCAAAACATACCGCCGCATCTCGTTTTTTATCTTCAGTGCATTATCGACGCATGGACGGTGTCTCGTGGATGGGCAATTAGCTGGTTGAAAGGCCACATCCTCAGCGAGCCGGCGCAGACCTTTCGATCACGGCGCGACTTGGACATTTTTCTCGGCCGCGAAGATTTGAATGAGGAAAATGGCAACGGATACTTTCTATCAGTAGCGTGTCTCAAAATGAATTATATGTATTCAAGCAACGGTGGCAAAGGTTTCGAATACACAGAGAGCTGCTTCAAAGCCCTCACAGAGCTAGGTAGTGAGTTCCGGGACGCATTAGGGAAGTGCAAAATTTTCCAAAGCCTTTCAGGGCTGCTCCCTTCGAGATTTGCGTCAACTAATCGCAACGGAGCTTGGGATTATTCCCCTTTCTTCTGCGGCGCAGGCCTGGTGGAAGGCCTCGAGCTTTCGTATCGaagcgccatggccttgtggGAAGGGATGCTGGAACCAACGCTAATCATACACCTGCACAACATGCTTGTGCAAAAAGGCTACCTCAAACAGGAGATATCTCTCTATAGCGGTCTGGGGTGGGCATTATCCGATACCTTCTTCGCCGGCGGGCAGCCTCCTACCCGCGATTTTGTCGAAGCTTTTCGTTCGCGATTTGGCAAAGCTTTTCGTTCTCATGTTAGCAAGTGCAAGAGTCGAAAAGCGACAAATCGTCGACCGGTAGGAAAAATCACCAACGCTCGTGATTTTCTAAGCCTGACTTCTTTGCATCTTTTCAAGCAAAAATCTGTTCTGTCCATGTACGAATCAGTGGACTGGGATCCAAGTCGTATCCCGGAAAGCGAAGTCGACCCCAGGTCGGCCCTGGCACTGATTCGGCTTAGCCAGACGAGGCGTATTCGTGATCCAGTGACATCCGCTTGGCGATTAGAAGAAACGGATTTGGTTAAACGGACTAAAGCTGCGGGCATCGGCGAATCATGCTTGGTAGAGACCCTTGGCCCAATGCTTGACGAGCTTAGAGTCGAAAGACAAGCGCAGATTGAGGGAGTGCGCTCCATGCAGGACCGTGCTCGTTGGGTCTAG